In Phenylobacterium hankyongense, the sequence TCCAAGCGCGCCCTGCTGGCCGGCATCCTGACCGGCGCGCTGGCCGTGCGCATGGCCTCCGGCCGCGCCGAGGCCATGGCCTTCGTCGACCGCCGGATCGGCAACGTCATGGCGTTCGAGAAGTGGAAGGCCACGACCCGCCTGCGGCCCACCGATTTCGTCACCGGCGTCGCCAACGCGCTGGGGCGGATGCGCTACGGCGTTGCTCGCAACCCATAGTTCGTCATGGCCCGGCTTGTCCGGGCCACCCAGCCCAAGGCGCCAGCTCATCTGCTGAAGCAGGGCTTTGGGATGGATCACCCGCACAAGGCGGGTGATCACGAGTTCAGGACAGCGGCTTAACCCGGTTGATATGGCCCATCTTGCGGCCGGGCTTGGCGCCGCGCTTGCCGTAGAGGTGGAGGCGGGTTTCCGGCTCGGCGGCGTAGCGGGGCCAGGCGTCGACCTCCGCGCCCAGCAGGTTCAGCATCTCCACCCCGGCGATCGCCCGGGTGGGCCCCAGCGGCCAGCCGGCGACGGCGCGGATGTGCTGCTCGAACTGGTCGACCTCGCAGCCGTCCTGGGTCCAGTGGCCGGTGTTGTGCACCCGCGGCGCGATCTCGTTGACCAGCAGCCGGCCGTCCTTCAGCTCGAACAGCTCGACGCCGATCACCCCGACGTAGTCGAGGCCGGAGAGGATCTGGGCGGCAATCCGCTCGGCCTGGTCGGCCAGGGCGGTGGAGGCGGCGGCCGGGGCCAGGGACCGGCGCAGGATGCCGTCCTCGTGGTGGTTCTCGGCCAGCGGATAGACCGCGGTCGCGCCGTCGCGGCCGCGGGCGGCGATCACCGACAGCTCGCGCACGAAGTCGGCCGGCGCCTCGACGATCACCGGCCGGCCGCCCAGCGCGGCGAACACCTCGGCGGCCTTGTCCACGTGCTCGACCCAGCGCTGGCCCTTGCCGTCGTAGCCCTCGCGGCGGGTCTTCATCAGGCAGGGCGCGCCGATGCGGGCCACGGCCTCGGTCGCCTCGGCGGCGGTGGCGGCGGCGGCGAAGGCCACGGTGGCGACGCCATGGGCGTTGAGGAACGTCTTCTCCTCGACCCGGTCCTGGGCGACAGCCAGCACCCGCGCGCCGGGCGCGACCTCGACGCCCATCGCCGCCAGCTGGGCGACGGAGGCCGCCGGCACGTTCTCGAACTCGTAGGTGACGACCCCCGCCAGGCCGGCGAGCGCCTTCAGCGCCTCGGCGTCGTCGTAGGGGGCGACGATGGTGTGCGCGGCGATGCGGCCGGCCGGGGAGTCCGCCTCGCGCTCCAGCACCGCCACGTCGAAGCCCAGCCGGCTGGCGGCCTCCGCCAGCATGCGGCCGAGCTGCCCGCCGCCGAGGATGCCGATGGTGGAACCCGGGGCGAGGGGTAGGCTGACCATGGGACCGCTCAAGCGTCTTCGACGGTTTCCGCCACCGAGGCGGTCTGTCGGGCGGTGAAGGCGGCGAGCCGGCCGGCCAGCGCCTCGTCGGAGAGCGCCAGGATCTTGGCGGCCATCAGGCCGGCGTTCTTGGCCCCGGGTTCGCCGATCGCCAGGGTGCCGACCGGGATGCCGGCCGGCATCTGGACGATGGACAGCAGGGAATCCATGCCCTTCAGGGCCTTGGACTCGATCGGCACGCCCAGGACCGGCAGCTCGGTGAGCGAGGCGGTCATGCCCGGCAGGTGGGCGGCCCCGCCAGCGGCGGCGATGATCACCTTGACGCCGGCGGCCTTGGCGCCCTTGGCGAAGGCGTACATCCGGTCGGGGGTGCGGTGCGCCGAGACCACCTTGGCCTCGAACGGCACGCCCAGGGCCTCAAGCATCTCGGCGGCATGGCGCAGGACCGGCCAGTCGGAGCGGCTGCCCATGATGATGGCGACGGGCGCGGCGGCGGCGCTCATGTGATTTGCAATCCCCGAAAGGCCCTTGCCCGGAAGGGCGCGGAGTATAGGCGCCGCCTTTGCGCCCGCAACCAAGATGGGTAGATTCCTTTAAGTCCCTGTCGTCCTTGATTCTCTAAGGCCAGGCTTTCGCACGATGAAGATCACCGGCGCGCGCAATGAGCCCTTTTCGGCCATGCGCAAGCGCGCCCTGACCCAGGCCGGCGCCCAGGCGCGGCCGGCGACGACGTCCGCCGATCCGGTGGCCTTCCTGGGCCTGGACGAGACCGATCTGACGCCGGCGGTGCAGGGCGCGGTGCAGACCCTGCTCACCGAGATCGACGACCTGCGCACCGAGGTCGGGCGGCTGAAGGCGCGGCTCTCCGAGACCGAAGGGCTGGCCGATCGCGACGCCCTGACGCCGCTGCTCAACCGCCGCGCCCTGATCCGCGAGCTTGGCCGCATCCGCACCTTCGCCCAGCGCTACGGGGCCGCCGCCAGCCTGGTCTATTTCGACCTCGACGGGCTGAAGAGCGTCAACGACCGCTTCGGCCACGCCGCCGGCGACGCGGCCCTGAAGGCCGTGGCCGAGCGGCTGGCGGCCAACGTGCGCGAGTCCGACGTGGTCGGCCGCATGGGCGGCGACGAGTTCGCGGTGATCCTGGTGCAGGCGGACCGCGCGGTGGCGGAAGCCAAGGCCGAGGTCCTGGTCCGCGCCATCGAGCGCGAGCCGATGCGGTTCGGCGACTGGTCCGCGCCCCTGCACGTCTCCTTCGGGGTCTGCGAGATCACCCAGGACGCCGAGCCGGAAGAGATCGTCGCCCGCGCCGACCAGGCCATGTACGCCCGCAAGCGCGAGCGCCGCGCCGGCTCCTAGGGCCTCAGGCGATGATGTCGGGGGTCAGCTGGTCCTCGATCCGCACGATCTCGTCCTTCAGCGCCAGCTTCTTGCGCTTCAGCCGGCCGATCAGCAGCATGTCCGGCAGCGGCGACAGCGCGATCGCCTGGACGGCGGCGTCGAGGTCGGCGTGGTCCTGGCGCAGCTCCGCCAGCCGGGCCTGCAACACCTCGTCCGAGGGGTCGTCCTGATCGTTCATATGCGGGGCGATCCTAGTCGAAGGCGGCGGCGAGGGCGGCGAGGGCCTGATCCGGCGCCGGCCGGCCCCAGGCGGCGGAGGCGGCCTTCAGCGCCTGCAGCGCTGCGGTCCCGCCGCGGGCGTCCGGCGCCAGCGCCTCCAGGGTCTCCATCAGCACCCGCTCGGCGCGCAGCTCGGCGGCCTTGACGTCGTCCCGCAGGCCTTCCCGCGCGCCGTCGTCCACCGGCGGCGCGGCGGCCTTCAGCGTCCGGCGTACGGTGCGCAGCGGCGCCAGCACCGCGCCCTCCCAGGCGCGCGCCACCGCGGCCGCCTGCTCGAGCAGGGCCGGGTCCCCGGCTTCCGCCCACACCGCCCAGAGCAGGAACGAGGTGTTCTGGCCGTGCGCGTCCTGCAGCGCCAGGCAGGCCTCCGGCACGCCGGGGCGGCCGTAGACGGCCAGCGTCCAATCCCAGAGCGACATAACGCTACGCGTCTCCCTTGAGCGGACCGACGTCCTCGCCCCACCGCTTAACGGGTTTCCACGACAGTCCGAAGAGGTCCAGCGCCCGGCCGACCGACTGGTCGACCATCTCCTCCAGGCTGGCGGGCTTCGCATAGAAGGCCGGCAGCGGCGGGGCGATCACCGCCCCCATCTCGGCCAGCCGCACCATGGTACGCAGGTGGCCCAGGTGCAGCGGCGTCTCGCGGACCATCAGCACCAGGGTGCGGCGCTCCTTCAGGACGACATCGGCGGCGCGGGTCAGCAGGGAGGAGGTCACGCCGGTGGCGATCTCGCTCATGGTGCGCACCGAACAGGGCGCCACGATCATCCCCAAGGTCTGGAAGGAGCCGGAGGCGATCGCCGCGCCGACGTCGCTCACCTTGTGGGTGACATCGGCGCGCGCCTGCACGTCGGCCACCGACAGCTCGGTCTCCTGCGCCAGGGTCAGCGCCGCCGAGCGGCTCATCACCAGATGGCTCTCGACCCCGAGCTCGCGGCAGGCGTCCAGCGCCCGCAGGCCATAGGCCACGCCGGAGGCCCCGGAGAGGCCGACCACCAGTCTCGGACGCTCAACTTTTGACATGCGGAAGGTCCCAAACGCCTGGAGTCAGGCCGCCGATCCAGCTTCGCCGTCTGCAAACATATGTGATCTGACAGCGCCGCGCAGCGGGTGTTCACTTTGCAGCTGTCCAACGAGGAGACGTATCGTCATGGCCGTGGAAGCCCGGATCCGTGAACTTGGATCTCGCCACCAGTCTCTCGAACAAGCCATTCAAGACGAACTGCGTAGGCCCGCCGCCGACGACATCAGACTAAAAGAACTCAAGCGACAGAAGCTCAGGCTCAAGGAGGAGATGGAGAGCCTGCGCGGACAGATGCACTAGCTCTCCATTCACGACCTAGTCCTCGGCGTGCTCCGCTTCGTCGTCGAACGCGGGCTCGTCGTGGATGTCGTCGTCGCCGACCGCGACCTCGTCTTCATAGGCCCCGGCTTCCGAAGCCGGGCGCAGCGTCGGGCCCTCGGGCTCGGTCACGCCGCGGCGGGCGTCGTCCTTCGCCTTCTTGTCGGCCGCCTTGCGCACCACCGCGTCCAGCTCCAGCTGGGTGGCGAGGCCGAGCGTCACCGGATCGACCGGCTTGATGTTGGCCGAGTTCCAGTGCGTGCGGTTGCGCACCTGGTCGATGGTGGCCTTGGTGGTGCCGAGGATGCGGGCCAGCTGGCTGTCGGGCACTTCCGGGTGGTTGCGCAGGAACCAGGCGATGGCGTCCGGTCGGTCCTGGCGGCGCGACACCGGGGTGTAGCGCGGCGCCTTCTTCACCGGCTTCAGCAGCTCGGCGTGGCGGCTCTTCTGCGCCTTCATGCGGTAGGCGGGGTTGTTCTGGGCGGCGTCCAGCTCCTCGCGGGACAGCTGGCCGTTGGCGATCGGGTCGGCGCCGCGGATGTCGCGCGCCACTTCGCCGTCGGCGATGCCCTTCACTTCCAGCGGATGCAGGCCGCAGAAGTCGGCGATCTGCTCGAAGGTCAGCGAGGTGTTGTCCACGAGCCAGACGGCGGTCGCCTTCGGCATCAGGATGTCGGTCGTCATAGCAGTTTTCCGGTTCCGGAAATGAAGGCGCCCGGCCTTTCGGCCGGGCGGTGTGAAGTCTTCATATAGGCCGGTTCCGCCGAACAGGAAACGGGATTATGGCCGCAGGGGCGCCGTCCGGCGGCGGCTCATTGCACGAAAATCCACCCCGGCGTCAGAGATGACAGCTGCACGCCCACCAGGATCAACTGGTCGCTCGGGACCCCGGCCATGGTCACCACGGTGTCGGCGCCCACCTGGGCGACCGAGTAGGAGAAGCCCGCGTCGAGCTGCACCCGGTCGCCCTCGGCCTGGTTGAAATCGAGCACCCGGTCGATCCCGGCCCCGGCGAAGCTGTGGAAGATGTCCGCGCCCGGACCGCCGGTGATGGTGTCGTTGCCGCGGTCGCCGGACAGCCAGTCATTGCCGGCGCCGCCGTAGAGGACGTCGTTATCCTGGCCGCCGCGGATGATCTCGTTCCCCGAGCCGCCGTTCAGCGTGTCGTTTCCGATGTTGCCGTAGAGGATGTCGTCGCTGGCGTGGGAAGTGATCAGGTCGTTGCCCTGGCCGCCGACCAGCCAGTCGCCGCCGCCGGAGCCGCCGTCGATGACGTCGTCGCCCTTGTTGCCGTTGATGTTGTCGAACCCCGCGCCGCCGAAGATCGTGTCGGCGCCGTCGTCGCCCCACAGGAGGTTCGCGCCATTGCCGCCGATGATGGAGTCCGCGCCGGCGCCGCCATGGATGTCGTTGCCGGCGGCGTTGCCGGTGATCTTGTCCGACCCCGAGCCGCCGACCGCGTTCTCGATGCTCACGCCCTGGGCGATGGCGACGTTGCCGGTCAGTCCGCCGACATCCGAGAAGGAGCCGGCCCGCAGGTCGATCACCTGGGTGTTGGCGTAGCCGGAGAAGTCGAAGGTGTCGTTGCCGCCCGCGTCCCAGACCGCGAACACCAGCTTCTGGCCGCTGTAGCTGGCCGCGAACCACGGCTCGTCGGCGGTGGAATGGAAGCCGTACACCGTGTCGCCGGTGCGGGTGCTCATGTTCGGGCCGTATTCGAGCTGCGCGGCGGCGATGTCGTCGATCAGCGGCGCGGCGGAATACTGGCCGCCGAAATTGGCCCCGGTGTTCGCCTCGCTGAAGTAGCTCATCACCGTGTACTGGCGGGAATCCTCGTAATAGGTCGCGTCGGTCGCATAGGTGAGGGTGGCGTCCGCCGAGGCGTTGTAGTCGGACGGGTGCGCCAGGCCGATCGCGTGGCCCAGCTCGTGGACCAGCACCTGGCCGCCATAGTTCCCCACCATGGGATTGGCGTTGTAGCTGAAGGTCGAATTGATCCACACGTCGCCGGACGACGAGGCGGCGGACCGCGAGCCCGGATACATGCCGAACGCCGCCGAGCCGGAAACGCCGGTGGTGTAGTCGCCGAGCAGGATGGTGGCGTTGTCGGAATAGGCTCCCTCGCCGCTGGTCCCGGATCCCACGCGCACGAAGGTGATGTTGGCCACGTCCGACCAGGCCTTCAGGGCGAGCTCGGCCTGGGTGATCTGCGCGGCGTTGAACCGCGCGAAGCCGCCGGCGTCCTCCGGCATGGTGGTCGGGGCGTCCGCCCGATAGGCGTAGGTCACCACCGCCGGGGTGTGCAACGCCGCCGACCAGCCCGGATCGCCGCGGACGATCTGGTTGGCGGCTTGGTCGATGGTGTAGCTGGTCTTGCCGCCCACCACCGCGCCATCGCGGGCGTCGGCGTTCAGGTAGAACTGCGGCTGGCCCGCGTCGCCCGCCAGCGTCATCGCCGGCGCGGGCTCGCC encodes:
- a CDS encoding 5-(carboxyamino)imidazole ribonucleotide synthase, with protein sequence MVSLPLAPGSTIGILGGGQLGRMLAEAASRLGFDVAVLEREADSPAGRIAAHTIVAPYDDAEALKALAGLAGVVTYEFENVPAASVAQLAAMGVEVAPGARVLAVAQDRVEEKTFLNAHGVATVAFAAAATAAEATEAVARIGAPCLMKTRREGYDGKGQRWVEHVDKAAEVFAALGGRPVIVEAPADFVRELSVIAARGRDGATAVYPLAENHHEDGILRRSLAPAAASTALADQAERIAAQILSGLDYVGVIGVELFELKDGRLLVNEIAPRVHNTGHWTQDGCEVDQFEQHIRAVAGWPLGPTRAIAGVEMLNLLGAEVDAWPRYAAEPETRLHLYGKRGAKPGRKMGHINRVKPLS
- the purE gene encoding 5-(carboxyamino)imidazole ribonucleotide mutase, with product MSAAAAPVAIIMGSRSDWPVLRHAAEMLEALGVPFEAKVVSAHRTPDRMYAFAKGAKAAGVKVIIAAAGGAAHLPGMTASLTELPVLGVPIESKALKGMDSLLSIVQMPAGIPVGTLAIGEPGAKNAGLMAAKILALSDEALAGRLAAFTARQTASVAETVEDA
- a CDS encoding GGDEF domain-containing protein; translated protein: MKITGARNEPFSAMRKRALTQAGAQARPATTSADPVAFLGLDETDLTPAVQGAVQTLLTEIDDLRTEVGRLKARLSETEGLADRDALTPLLNRRALIRELGRIRTFAQRYGAAASLVYFDLDGLKSVNDRFGHAAGDAALKAVAERLAANVRESDVVGRMGGDEFAVILVQADRAVAEAKAEVLVRAIEREPMRFGDWSAPLHVSFGVCEITQDAEPEEIVARADQAMYARKRERRAGS
- a CDS encoding YdcH family protein codes for the protein MNDQDDPSDEVLQARLAELRQDHADLDAAVQAIALSPLPDMLLIGRLKRKKLALKDEIVRIEDQLTPDIIA
- a CDS encoding TIGR02444 family protein encodes the protein MSLWDWTLAVYGRPGVPEACLALQDAHGQNTSFLLWAVWAEAGDPALLEQAAAVARAWEGAVLAPLRTVRRTLKAAAPPVDDGAREGLRDDVKAAELRAERVLMETLEALAPDARGGTAALQALKAASAAWGRPAPDQALAALAAAFD
- a CDS encoding UbiX family flavin prenyltransferase, producing MSKVERPRLVVGLSGASGVAYGLRALDACRELGVESHLVMSRSAALTLAQETELSVADVQARADVTHKVSDVGAAIASGSFQTLGMIVAPCSVRTMSEIATGVTSSLLTRAADVVLKERRTLVLMVRETPLHLGHLRTMVRLAEMGAVIAPPLPAFYAKPASLEEMVDQSVGRALDLFGLSWKPVKRWGEDVGPLKGDA
- a CDS encoding YdcH family protein; the protein is MAVEARIRELGSRHQSLEQAIQDELRRPAADDIRLKELKRQKLRLKEEMESLRGQMH
- a CDS encoding DUF1013 domain-containing protein, which gives rise to MTTDILMPKATAVWLVDNTSLTFEQIADFCGLHPLEVKGIADGEVARDIRGADPIANGQLSREELDAAQNNPAYRMKAQKSRHAELLKPVKKAPRYTPVSRRQDRPDAIAWFLRNHPEVPDSQLARILGTTKATIDQVRNRTHWNSANIKPVDPVTLGLATQLELDAVVRKAADKKAKDDARRGVTEPEGPTLRPASEAGAYEDEVAVGDDDIHDEPAFDDEAEHAED
- a CDS encoding M10 family metallopeptidase C-terminal domain-containing protein yields the protein MPLESYPMLELDTRFTGAGSLDPVAPPAGDWDPYPGEPAPAMTLAGDAGQPQFYLNADARDGAVVGGKTSYTIDQAANQIVRGDPGWSAALHTPAVVTYAYRADAPTTMPEDAGGFARFNAAQITQAELALKAWSDVANITFVRVGSGTSGEGAYSDNATILLGDYTTGVSGSAAFGMYPGSRSAASSSGDVWINSTFSYNANPMVGNYGGQVLVHELGHAIGLAHPSDYNASADATLTYATDATYYEDSRQYTVMSYFSEANTGANFGGQYSAAPLIDDIAAAQLEYGPNMSTRTGDTVYGFHSTADEPWFAASYSGQKLVFAVWDAGGNDTFDFSGYANTQVIDLRAGSFSDVGGLTGNVAIAQGVSIENAVGGSGSDKITGNAAGNDIHGGAGADSIIGGNGANLLWGDDGADTIFGGAGFDNINGNKGDDVIDGGSGGGDWLVGGQGNDLITSHASDDILYGNIGNDTLNGGSGNEIIRGGQDNDVLYGGAGNDWLSGDRGNDTITGGPGADIFHSFAGAGIDRVLDFNQAEGDRVQLDAGFSYSVAQVGADTVVTMAGVPSDQLILVGVQLSSLTPGWIFVQ